The Enterococcus sp. 7F3_DIV0205 genome has a window encoding:
- a CDS encoding YajQ family cyclic di-GMP-binding protein, which produces MAAKEASFDVTSEMNMEEVKNSIQIAMKEIKNRFDFKGSIADIKLENNKLVVVAEDDYKIEQVKDVLFSKLVKRAVPIKNIHFSTSEKALGGASRQYGDLISGIDKDNAKKINVAIKNSGIKVKSQIQEDQIRVTGKSRDDLQKVIALLRNLDLPVELQFTNFR; this is translated from the coding sequence ATGGCGGCAAAAGAAGCAAGTTTTGATGTAACATCAGAAATGAATATGGAAGAAGTCAAAAACTCGATCCAAATCGCAATGAAAGAAATCAAAAATCGTTTTGACTTTAAAGGATCGATCGCAGATATAAAGTTAGAAAACAATAAATTAGTTGTGGTCGCAGAAGATGATTATAAAATCGAGCAAGTAAAAGACGTCTTGTTCAGTAAGTTAGTCAAACGCGCAGTACCTATCAAAAATATTCACTTTTCAACAAGTGAAAAAGCTCTTGGAGGAGCCTCACGTCAATACGGTGATTTGATTAGCGGAATCGACAAAGACAATGCTAAAAAGATCAATGTTGCAATCAAAAATTCTGGTATTAAAGTCAAATCACAGATTCAAGAAGATCAAATCAGAGTCACTGGCAAAAGTCGAGATGACTTGCAAAAAGTAATTGCTTTGCTTAGAAATTTAGACTTACCTGTAGAGTTGCAATTTACAAATTTCCGTTAA
- a CDS encoding YitT family protein → MSKWVISYKKSETLKKFAVIFVTGILVAISLNFFLIPAKVFSAGMNGVAQIIATLLHTHLGITIDTGLFILLLNIPIFVLGFMKLGKESTIYSFLNVAWVSLTTILIPIDVITTNPLMNAIAGGVLIGIGAGLSLKMGFTTGGMDVISLVLSKTTGKTVGNYMFMLNGIIVAIAGFVFDWESALYTIISIYCMTQVVDTIHTSHQKITAMIVTVQPEIVTQAISKQMIRGMTLLPSMGGYSGVEGRMIMMVITRYELYDLEQIVYAVDENAFMNIIPTHSVLGRFANEDEQRIFKSTGSFPELKKHKRK, encoded by the coding sequence ATGAGTAAGTGGGTTATTTCATATAAAAAAAGTGAGACATTGAAAAAGTTTGCTGTGATTTTTGTTACCGGAATTTTAGTAGCAATCAGCTTGAACTTTTTTTTGATTCCTGCAAAAGTTTTTTCTGCTGGAATGAATGGAGTTGCGCAAATTATCGCAACGTTATTGCATACACATCTAGGGATCACGATAGATACGGGTCTTTTTATTTTGTTACTAAATATTCCGATTTTTGTTTTAGGCTTTATGAAGCTTGGGAAAGAATCAACGATTTACAGCTTTTTAAATGTAGCTTGGGTTTCCTTAACGACGATTTTGATTCCGATCGATGTCATTACAACCAATCCTTTGATGAATGCAATCGCTGGTGGTGTATTGATTGGAATCGGTGCGGGATTGTCACTTAAAATGGGATTTACTACTGGTGGAATGGATGTTATTTCATTGGTGTTATCGAAAACAACTGGTAAAACGGTTGGCAATTATATGTTTATGTTAAATGGTATCATTGTGGCAATCGCAGGATTTGTGTTTGATTGGGAAAGTGCCCTATATACGATTATTTCAATTTACTGTATGACCCAAGTGGTTGATACGATTCATACAAGCCATCAAAAGATAACGGCGATGATCGTAACAGTTCAACCAGAAATTGTGACACAAGCAATTTCAAAACAGATGATTCGAGGAATGACGTTGCTTCCGTCAATGGGAGGTTATTCTGGTGTTGAAGGACGAATGATCATGATGGTGATCACACGCTATGAATTGTATGATTTGGAGCAAATCGTTTATGCCGTAGATGAGAATGCCTTTATGAATATTATCCCTACACACTCTGTATTGGGCCGATTTGCCAATGAAGATGAACAACGGATTTTTAAAAGTACAGGAAGTTTTCCTGAATTGAAAAAGCATAAGAGAAAGTAA